The following is a genomic window from Dermatophilaceae bacterium Soc4.6.
TTTGGCCAACGTCCTTGCCCTCCTGGTCGGCTTCATGCTCGGCGTGGTGATCCGAAGCTCGGCCGGGGCGCTGGTGGGCTACTTCGTCTACTCCTTCGTACTACCGACCCTGTCCACCATCCTGGCTACCTCACAGGACTGGTTCCGACACCTACAGCCCTGGATCGACTTCAAGTACGCCTGTGGCACGCTGATCGACGGCACCCTGACCAGCCAGCAATGGACTCATCTGGGGGTCAGCGCCATCATCTGGGTGGTCATCCCTCTGACCATCGGGCTCAGGCTCGTCCTCCGAGCCGAGGTCAAGTAGCCCCGCAGCACCGTCCGACGCTCAAACCGCTGCATCCCGGATAGAGGCCCCTGGAGACACCCACGAACAGATGATCGTGATCTCCCCACAGGAGGCCGGCACCGGCAAGTCGCACACCCTCATCGTCCTGTGGCACGCCGCGGTCCACGCCGGGTACACGATCAGGTACGCCGCCGCCGCCGACCTCGTCGAGACCCTCTACCCAGGACTCGCGGACAACAGCGTCGGCAAGACCATCGAGACCCTGCTACGCCACGACGTCATCCTCATCGACCTATGCCGACACCGCGACTATGCCGAGGGGTGGGGACGCGCTGTTCGCTGCCCGAGCGACCTCGCCTCTGGCGAATAGTTACAGGCTCTCGAGGAACGCGAGGACTTTGATTCCTCGAGCGACCTCTCGTAGGTGCAGGGAGGCCATCAACCGCTCCTCGGGGTCGTCCGGTCGCAGACCTGACAGGTCCCCGATGCGGTGCGGGCTCCCCGGACCTGATGCGAAAGATGCTCTCGACGTTCATCAACACGCTGCTGTCGGCGCAGGTCGACACCGTGTGCGGCGTCCACTCGGCACACGGCCGCAGGCTGGCACGAACTGCCGCAACGGGTCAACTGCATCGCCGACCCTAGATGAATGATTCCCGGTTCAGTGGTCGTGGGCGGTCAGGGAACGGAGGACGGGTCGAAGATCGACTCGCTGATCTGGCGCAGGGGTTTGAGGAAGCGTTCACCGGGTCGGGGGGCCTCGCCCCTGCGGGCCGGGCACAGCAGCGTGACCCCCTGCGCGGCCAGGTCGGCTTCGAACGCGGCACCGTAGTAGCCCTTGTCCGCGATCAGGATCTGGGTGCCGTTCGTGTCGTGGGTGGTGGGCCGTGGTGGCTGTCCCGCATGACCGAGGCTTCCCCCGTTGCTGCAACACCGGTCACACGACATGGGCATGCGAGGGGCCCTACGACCACTGCGTACGCCACGCAGACGGCCAGGCCACGTGGGCCGCCCCGGGGGATGGGTCGGGTCAGAGCTCTGTCGGCTTGATGGCGTGGTCGCGAAGATCCGACTCGATCTCGCCGACGACCTCTCTCAGTGCGGCGGGCGCACCCCCCTCAACACGCGACAGCTCGTGGTGGAGCTGCTCGAGCTCGGCGCCACCGGCCATCATCTGGGTCAGCTCGTCCCGGCTGATCTCGCTCTTGGCAAAGTCGCCGAGCGAGCGGCCTCGTTTCAGCAGCAGGAACCGGTCACCCACCGGGTAGGCGTGGTGCGGGTTGTGAGTAATGAAGATGACGCCGAGTCCCTTGTTTCGTGCTGCCAAGATGTACTTCAGGACGACGCCCGCCTGCCGCACGCCGAGCGCAGAGGTCGGCTCGTCCAGGATCAGCAGACGGGCTCCGAAGTGCACCGCGCGAGCGATCGCGACCGACTGGCGCTCCCCGCCCGAGAGCGTGCCGACCGCTTGGTCCGGGTCCCGGATGTCGATGCCCATGTCGGCCAGCTCCCTCTTGGTGATCCGCTGGGCCTTCTTCTTGTCGAAGGTCTTCAGCGGCCCCCACCCCTTGGTCGGCTCGGAGCCGAGGAAGAAGTTCCGCCAGATCGACATCAGGGGGATCATCGCCAGGTCCTGGAAGACCGTGGCGATACCCGCGTCGAGTGCGTCCCTCGGGGTGGCGAACGAGACCGGTGCGCCGTCCATCAGCAACGTGCCCTCGTCAGGCTGGTGCACACCGGACAGCATCTTGATGAACGTCGACTTGCCCGCCCCGTTGTCCCCCAGCACGCAGGTGACCTGCCCGGCCCGGACCGTCGTCGAGATCTCCTGCAACGAGATGACGCTGCCGAAGCTCTTCGACACGCCGCGGATCTCCAGCAGCGGCTCAGCCCTCCCCCCGTCGGGCGCTGCGGATCCTGTCGTCGTCCCTGTCATGGCATCACTTCCGGTTCTGCTCGGCGTACCGACGGACGAACTGGTTCGTGAGGACGGCCAGCAGGAGCATGGCGCCGAGGAAGAGCTTGAACCAGTCGTTGTTCCACTGTGCGTAGACGATGCCCTGCTGGGTCATGCCGATGATGACGGCGCCGACGCTGGCCCCGATCGCTGAGCCGTAGCCGCCGGTGAGCAGGCAGCCCCCGATGACGGCAGCCGCGATGTAGTACAGCTCGAAGCCGATCCCGGTGCTGGCCTGCATCGAGGTCAGCCGGAACAGATAGATGTTGCCGACGAACCACGCGCAGAAGGAGACGAACATGAACAGCGTGATCGTCGTGCGCATCGCGGGCACACCCACGTTGCGACTAGCGTTCTCGTCACCTCCGACGGCGAACACCCAGTTGCCGAAACGGGTCCGGGTCAAGATGAACGACGCGACGACGGTGAACACGACCCACCACAGGATGGCGATGTAGAACGACTGACCCTGCACGACGAACTCGTGGGCGAACAGGTCGTGCGGCCCGCTGTAGCCAGGCTCCTGAGCGATCCCGCTGGCCGACACCGTCCCGGTGACGATTTTGGTCACCCCGAGGTTGAGGCCCTGCAACATCAGGAAGGACGCCAGCGTGATGATGAAGCTGGGCAGCTTGGTGCGAATCACCAGGTAGCCGTTGAGGAAGCCGATGCCGAGGCAGACCGCCAGCGACACGGCGAGCGAGGCCCACACGTACAGGTGGAAGTTGACGGTGAGCACCGACGTGACGAGGCCGGCTGTGGCCAGCTGCACCCCGGCGGAGAGGTCGAAGTGGCCGCCGATCATGAGCAGGGCGACGCAGACCGCCATGATCCCGTACGTCGAGGCGGGGTCGAGCCAGTTGGCGATGCCACCGAGCGAGTGGAAAGGTCCGCTCTGCGTGGCAAAGAACACGAACAGCACCACAGCGCCGACGACGGAGCCGAACTCCGGCTTCAGGAGCAGCGCGCGCAGGACACCGACGCTGGCTACGCGTTCGTCGAGCACCACCGGTTGCGCAGTCTCTGTGCTCATCTTGATCAACCTCCATCATCGGGCTGCCGGCAGCGAGGGGAGGGGGAGGGCCGACCTCACCCTCCCCCCGCGGACCGTCAGCGAGTGCCTGCGCCAGCGAGCTTCAGGACCTGCGCGGCGTTGTCCTTGGTGACGAAGCCCGGACCGGTCAGGACGGGGTGGCCGCCACCGACGGTGTTCAGGTTGGACTTGTAGAGAGTCAGCATCACGATCGGGAGGTAGCCCTGCACGAACTGCTGCTGGTCGACCGCGAAGAGCACGTCACCGGCGATGATGGCGTTGGTCACGTCCGCGTTCAGGTCGAAGGTCGCCAGCTTGACGCCGGTGCCCTTGACCGCCGGGATCGCCGCCGCACCGATGACCGGGCCAAGGGTCAGGACGCCGTTGATCGTCGTGTCCGCGGCCAGCTTGGCCTTGATCGTCGCCTGAGCCCCGGCCGGGTCGTTGATGTTGACCTGCAGGTTGGTGACCGTGCCACCGAGACCCTGCTTGAACCCGGCGCACCGCTGCTCCAGACCGATGTTGCCGGCCTCGTGGATGACGCACAGCGCGCTGGTCACCCCAGCTGCCTTCATCCTCTCACCGGCGCCCTCGCCGGCGATGGTCTCGTCCTGGCCCACGTGCGCCACTGCGCCGAACTCGGCCGACTTGTCCTGGCCCGAGTTGATCGTGATGACCGGGATGCCAGCAACCACGGCCTTCCCAATCGAGGCCTTGAGCGCATCCGGGTTGGCCATCGACACCACTAGCCCGTCGACCTTCTGCTGCACCGCGGCGTCGATGAGCTGTGACTGCTTCGCCGGGTCGCCGTCGCTCTGGTAGTCGACGGTGACGCCCTCGTCCTCGCCGGCCTTCAGCGCGCCCTTCTTGACCACGTCCCAGAAGGTGTCGCCGGAACCGCCGTGGGTGACGACCGCGAACTTGTAGCCGTACTTACCGGCTCCGCCGCCGGACCCGGCAGCGGCGATGGAGCTGCTGCCTGACCCCTTGCCGTCGGAGGTCGACGAGGTGCAGGCGGCGAGAGCGAGCGGAACCGCTAGGACAGCGGTGAGGACCTTGAGCCTCCGCGTAGATGGGCGCATCGTTGAGCCTTTCATCGGTGGGTGGGTGAACCGTGTCTGCGCTGGCCACATCGCTGGGCCATGACCCGGATGGTCACCGCATCGCTCGCCGGCAGCAGAGGGCAAACTCAATGCAACCAGCCTGAGGCCGCCACCCGAAGGTGAAGGCGAGCATCACAGGACGCAGTGCTCGATGTCAACGGTTTCCGCTGTCTTTCAACGGATTACAGCGATGAACCTGAGCCACGGCCTCGTCTTGCCAAGTTGGTGGCGCCGATCTCTTGCGCGATCACACGGCGCTGTGCGAATCTTGCTGGACTGTTCCAGCAGACAACGGAGCCAACTGGTGACATTCCTCGATCGCGTCGCGTCCGCGCCCATCTCGTGGGGCATCTGCGAGGTCCCCGACTGGGGACACATGCTGCCCACCGACAGGGTGCTGTCCGAGATGAAGGAGCTAGGGCTGTCCGCGACGGAGTACGGAGCCCCCGGATTCCTCCCCACCGACGCGGCCGGCATCCGTGAGGTGCTCGGCAGCCACGAGATGTCCCTGATCGGGGGCTTCACCCCACTGGTGCTGCACGATCCCGCCCGCCGCGAAGAGGCTCTCGCCCGCGCCCGGGCGGTCACTGGCCTGTTCAGCGCGGCCGGGGCCACGACCTTTGTCTGCTGCCCCGTCATGGACGACGACTGGTCGGTCCCGCGCCCGCTCGACCGGGACGAGCACGCCCACCTGGTGCGGATGCTCGGCGAGGTGGACGCCATCTGCGCGGACGCCGGCCTGCGCCAGGTGCTGCACCCGCACGTCCAGACGGTGGTCGAGACCTCCGACGACGTCGAACGGGTCCTGCACAGCTGCGATGTCGCCTGGTGCCTGGACACGGGCCACCTGGCGATCGGCGGGACGGACCCGGTGGAGTTCGCGCGCTACGCCGCCGAGCGAGTGGGTCATGTGCACTTGAAGGACGTCCGGATGGACCTCGTACCAGCCCTGCTCGATCGCTCGTCGTCGATCATGGAAGGCGTGCAGGCAGGGCTGTTCCCGTCTCTCGGGGAGGGCGACCTGGCGTTGGCCGACGTCGTCATGACCCTCGAACGCGCGGGCTACCAGGGCTGGTACGTCATCGAGCAGGACACCGCCCTCACCGGGGCCCTCCCGGCGGAGGGGGAGGGGCCGCTCACCCAGGTCCGCGACTCCATGCGCTACCTGCGTGAGGTCGTCGCGCCCCTGGTGGAGCAGGATGCCTGACGACCGGCCGCTGGACCTTCTCGCCCTGGGGCGCATCAGCGTCGACCTGTACGCCCAGGAGGCAGGGGCGTCCTTCCTCGAGCCGCAGACCTTCGTCAAGTCCGTCGGCGGGAGCCCGAGCAACGTCGCCGTCGCCGCCGCCCGCCTCGGCTTGCGGTCGGCGATCGTGACGGCGGTGGGCGCGGATCCGC
Proteins encoded in this region:
- a CDS encoding ATP-binding protein, giving the protein MIVISPQEAGTGKSHTLIVLWHAAVHAGYTIRYAAAADLVETLYPGLADNSVGKTIETLLRHDVILIDLCRHRDYAEGWGRAVRCPSDLASGE
- a CDS encoding ATP-binding cassette domain-containing protein, with translation MTGTTTGSAAPDGGRAEPLLEIRGVSKSFGSVISLQEISTTVRAGQVTCVLGDNGAGKSTFIKMLSGVHQPDEGTLLMDGAPVSFATPRDALDAGIATVFQDLAMIPLMSIWRNFFLGSEPTKGWGPLKTFDKKKAQRITKRELADMGIDIRDPDQAVGTLSGGERQSVAIARAVHFGARLLILDEPTSALGVRQAGVVLKYILAARNKGLGVIFITHNPHHAYPVGDRFLLLKRGRSLGDFAKSEISRDELTQMMAGGAELEQLHHELSRVEGGAPAALREVVGEIESDLRDHAIKPTEL
- a CDS encoding ABC transporter permease, producing the protein MSTETAQPVVLDERVASVGVLRALLLKPEFGSVVGAVVLFVFFATQSGPFHSLGGIANWLDPASTYGIMAVCVALLMIGGHFDLSAGVQLATAGLVTSVLTVNFHLYVWASLAVSLAVCLGIGFLNGYLVIRTKLPSFIITLASFLMLQGLNLGVTKIVTGTVSASGIAQEPGYSGPHDLFAHEFVVQGQSFYIAILWWVVFTVVASFILTRTRFGNWVFAVGGDENASRNVGVPAMRTTITLFMFVSFCAWFVGNIYLFRLTSMQASTGIGFELYYIAAAVIGGCLLTGGYGSAIGASVGAVIIGMTQQGIVYAQWNNDWFKLFLGAMLLLAVLTNQFVRRYAEQNRK
- a CDS encoding sugar ABC transporter substrate-binding protein yields the protein MRPSTRRLKVLTAVLAVPLALAACTSSTSDGKGSGSSSIAAAGSGGGAGKYGYKFAVVTHGGSGDTFWDVVKKGALKAGEDEGVTVDYQSDGDPAKQSQLIDAAVQQKVDGLVVSMANPDALKASIGKAVVAGIPVITINSGQDKSAEFGAVAHVGQDETIAGEGAGERMKAAGVTSALCVIHEAGNIGLEQRCAGFKQGLGGTVTNLQVNINDPAGAQATIKAKLAADTTINGVLTLGPVIGAAAIPAVKGTGVKLATFDLNADVTNAIIAGDVLFAVDQQQFVQGYLPIVMLTLYKSNLNTVGGGHPVLTGPGFVTKDNAAQVLKLAGAGTR
- a CDS encoding TIM barrel protein → MTFLDRVASAPISWGICEVPDWGHMLPTDRVLSEMKELGLSATEYGAPGFLPTDAAGIREVLGSHEMSLIGGFTPLVLHDPARREEALARARAVTGLFSAAGATTFVCCPVMDDDWSVPRPLDRDEHAHLVRMLGEVDAICADAGLRQVLHPHVQTVVETSDDVERVLHSCDVAWCLDTGHLAIGGTDPVEFARYAAERVGHVHLKDVRMDLVPALLDRSSSIMEGVQAGLFPSLGEGDLALADVVMTLERAGYQGWYVIEQDTALTGALPAEGEGPLTQVRDSMRYLREVVAPLVEQDA